TTCCAAATATTTAGCCCGTCCAGTCCCACAACTAGTTTTTTTCACAAGGATCAGGAGAGGCTCCCATCAAATGGTAGAGAGCGAGGCTTTCTCTTTGTCAggccaaatgaaaattaataataattatcaCATGTTAAAAAGATTACTTCTTGAGATAACACTGTATATGCTGATATTTAGCCAACTAGTCCTTATTGATCCAGATATATTGTCCTGTCCATGTCCATTGAATGTGGTTCCGCGCACATAGCAAAGAGCGTAAGCTCAAATGCTATAATTGGAAATTAACTTCATGGCGTCGTGTGTCCAGGCTCTTAATGAGGGAAAATGGGTTTTAGACTTCTTagagatataacaaaatctAGAATTGGCAATTTGAGTTCACCTATTACAATTATGTATTGATTGTGGCAATTTATATAACATTAAATTCAATACTTTTGCATTTGCCATTAAATCGTTCTAAAACGTTTTAATTCATGTTAGAAATTATTGGTCCTACAAAAATCTAATGCGGAATAAAGAAAGCACTATAAACAAGGATAGCCATTTGCCTTACATGGTACTAAATTTCGACAAAAGAAAGCTCGTCTAATAATCGTGAATGGTTTAACAAATAAGCCATCAACACAAATCAAGCATGTAGATTTTAGATTTAGTAAATGCGTTAAATGAGATTGTATGGTAATCTTTGTCATCATTGATAAAGTCAATTCCAAGATGAAGTTATCCATTTTATTCTAACACTTTCAATAATATAATGACTATGAATGTTTTCCTTACAATTAaacgttgatttttttttttggacaagtaCAATTACACGTTGATTACCAAAGAAAGGGTGcggttttgttttttctttcaactcTTTGTGGCTGAAAAGCAAAAGACTCACCTAATCCTGTCTTATTTTGgcttaaaaaagcaaaaatcaacttttttactCTCTCgtcaaaaaatgaaatgtttctTCAAATGTTAAAATATGGTGAAAAGCATATTTAGATATACTTGTCAATATTGGACTATTGTAGAAGTTTCAGGTCCCgagattgaaaaattaaagtgtgcattggaaaattaaaaaaaaaattaaaaaaatcgatctCTAAttagttgacaaaaaaaaaaaaacactaatcGATATCCAATCCCATTATTCTTTTGCTGTGAAGAGGAACCTACCTCTTCTCTGTCTTCTAGCTCGTACTTTTTTTGGCCAAGTCACGATGAAAACCATGGAAAAATCTGTaaaaatttaccatttattgatCAATCCAATGTCCTTCTAACGTCGTTAAAACATGGAAAAATctgtcaaaatttcaattttccacctttctcccttttttctttcaatatatTGTTCTCTAGTCTTCAGCCAACTGTCGTTTAATCACACCGCGTGTTGTGCCGCGTGCGTCCCACGTGACTTGGTAATATTGGGCTTTCAATTTTCCACCGGGGGGACTCCTCCCAGTCTCTCTGCACGTCCAAAGGTCTGATCTTCGGCGACGTTGCTTCGTTTCCCAGAAACTCGCCTTCGATTTCTAGGTTactttcgagagagagagagagagagagaggcggggCACGTACCCAAGAAGAGCACGCAGACACGGCAGAAGGTGGAGGAGGCGGTATTCAATTCCTTTTTCCATAACCCGCTAGAAATCGTTCGGGCGAGTGACGAACGCAGAGAGGAGGAACCGGTtttgaggggagagagaggggtgaaCGCCAGATCTTTCAGCTACGGGTCCTCTCTATCCCAGAAGTTCACCTCCATCGCCCCGGCGTTCTTGATGTTTTTCCCCGCATCGAGAGCAATCGCAGAGCCAAAAATCACGCCAGTTTTTCTGGGATTCGTGGGTGAATACAGAGCAGAGGATCGGCCGCAATTTGAACTCCATCGAGGCATCACCGTCTGAACTCCGTCCACTAGGCAGACTGTAAGCACGTAATCTACTTgacttgaaaatttaaataattgctGAGATATATACATATCTTGACAGACGTCGAGGCGCGAGAAAGAAACTCGCACGCATAAATGTTAGATGCCATTGGTTGCGCTTGTTTGATGGTATTCCTATTTCCGAGTCCCCTTAGGTTGAAGCCCATAGTTGTTGGCAGGATTCTGAGACGATCGGCCAAAATGAAGAGGACGAGGAGCTCGGAGGCAATCCTGAccaaaatgaagaggaagaggagctcGGAGGCAAGCCTGAGCATGGAAACTAAGCCAGAATCCGAGTACGACGTGTTTTTGAGTTTCAGGGGAAGCGACACGCGCCTGAACTTCACTGATTACCTTTACCGCAGCATGGTACGTGTGGGGATCCGCGTTTTCCTCGACAGTGAAGAACTCGAAGATGGTGAAGAAATCAGTGAAGTTTTGAAGGCAGTGAATGAGTCTCGGATCTGcatacccatcttctctcaAAACTTCGCCTCTAGTTCATGGTGTCTCCGTGAGGTAGCCCGCATGGTAGAATGCATCTTGAAATCAGatccaaagaaagagatcatccccattttctatgatgtgaAGGCTGATGATGCGAAGCTCAAAACTGATTTGTACAAGAAAGCCATACTCAAGCACAAGGAGAAGGTTGGCTCCGACGAATTGGAGCGATGGGAAAGTGCCCTTGTCGAGATTGGAGGTAGAATTGGACGGGAACTTATGGGCAAACGGTAAATTTCCTCCACTTCTTATGGTTAATAAGCTAAATATTTACATTTCATTGGATTAAAGTTTGTCCTTTGAAATTTCTGAACATAAAGCATTGGGGCATGTATTTAAGATTTGCATTACAAATTAATGAAAGCTAGACCCAGCGTGCGGGAACCCTCACAAAAATTAGAATAAGGCTGATTTTTTCAAAGCACAACAAATCGAGTCAAAGCTGACCCAAATAAGCCATTTTTGAATTCACGCCTCGTTAAACCGATGTGACCTGACACGTGAAATCAACTTCTTACTTGATCATATTTTTTgcttaattgatttttataataAACCAAATCATCACAATAAGTATAGTGGAAATAATGtctttctatgttttttttcccttcccacggtaatcacaaaattttgcacaaTTAACATATTCATAGTAAATTGTCGAATCGATAGGAATATTGCGATTTTAAATTTATACCAAGATATGATTAGAGTTTGTTCCAAAAAGAGTGCACAATTAACATTACAAAAGTACACATGCGATGCATGTATGCAAAAAATGAACGTTTAAAAGATTTTGCACCCTATTATGAAATATTAGAAGTactaattaatgaaaagaaattattgacacAATACGGAAAAATTGAACATAATATGTGAAAGAGAACAATATTTCAAGATTTGTATGGAAAGGAAGATGTTAAGCTCAAAACCAGTTTGAAGAAGTTTGGCCCTGATGAATTAAAGCGGTGGAAGAAGGCTCTTGTAGAGGTTGCACGTGTCAAAAGGGATAGGATCTTATAGGCAAAGGGGATTTTTTCCTGCACTTTTTCTCATGGTCAATAGTTGCAAACTACATCTGTCTGGAAGAAACTGTGCGTGGCATTACATTAGAAGTTAATGGAATCTTGACTGGAATTGTGCTCGAAAACCTACAAAAGGAAATGAGGTGTGGGTGAAGGGGATCTTTGTCTCAAACTCGCAAAAAACTATGTCTGACCCAACCTGTACTCAAAATATAATGACCAGTACATCTGATTATAATGCTTAATTTCCATTTGTTTGAGTTGTTGAAATAGCTGATTTATATATCCACATGTTCCCTAGAGTCCTTCAGTCTATCATGTTTTTGactgaaacaaaattttcatgcTTGCTGCAGCCAAGGAGAAGAAATTGACTCCATTGTTGAACAGGTTTCCCGTAAGCTTAATACAAGACACATGAGTGTGACTGAACATTTTGTTGAAGATAGCATTCAGGTGGAAGCCATAATGAAATTGTTGGATGTTGGGTCTGACAGTGTACTTTTTGTTGGTATCCACGGCATGGGTGGTGTTGGAAAAACAACTCTCACCAAATTCATGTTCAACAAGCTATCTTCTCACTTTGAAGGTTGTTGTTTTCTTGATGACGTTTGAGCATCATCGCAACCTCATGACGGTCTTTTAAAGTTGCAGAAAAAGCTCTTATCAGGTTTTGTCAGTTCTACAATTACTGACCATATTGAGAATGTTGATGGTGGGATCAAGatgatcaaaagagtatttagaaataaaaaagtactcATCATACTTGATGATGTAGATGAGAAAGAGCAACTTGAAAATCTAGCTGGAAAATCTGATTGGTTTTGTTCTGGTAGTAGAATCATTATCACAACTCGGGAAGAAAGCATCCTAAAGACTCAAGTAGACCAACTTAAAGGAATTTTGCCTTACGAAGTTCTTGGAATGAGATTTGATCTAGCACTTGATCTGTTTTATAAGTATGCATTTAGAAGTAACTCTGCTGTAAAAGAATATGGGGATCCTTCGAGAGAAATTGTTCATACAGTGGGCATGCTTCCTTTGGCCGTTGTGGTGATAGGGTCTCATCTTTTTGACTTGGGCAGTGATCTGGGGCATTTGGATAAAAGAGAAGTATGAGATGAGACGCTGAAGAAGTTAAAGGAAGGTCCTTTTGACAAAGTGCGAAAATCATTAATGATAAGTTATAAATGATTAGAgggtaaggaaaaagaaatatttttggatatagcaTGTTTTTTCACCAATGACGACAAAACATATCCATTCATCATGTGGAAGGATTATGATTACTATCCTGCAACTGTAATGAGGGTTCTCTCTTGCAAGTCCTTGGTAAAAATTAGAGGTGATAATAGgttttggatgcatgaccaagttCGAGACTTTGGAAGGTACATCATTCTTGAAGAATACCCTCGCAAGTTTTGTAGGGTGTGGATACATGAGAAAGCCTTGAACCTATTGGAGAGAAAAGAGGTAAACTATGATGGTTTTTGAATTAATATACTTGTTATAATTCCTAAAAAGTAGAAACTGGAAATATGATATCTTCAGTAAGAAATGGAAACTCGAAATTTAGATTAcatagaagaggaagaaacagCTAGTTGTTGGGAAAAAGAGTAAACTATAGTTCTGGAAATTTCATGTTGCATGCCCAATCATTGGAGAAACTGTTTGGTAAAGCTTTAGGTGTCCTCTTTGTTGTAGCTCTGTAATCTATATGTTGCATGCTCAATATTGAGTCTGTGATATgcagaaaaatgaagatgttgAAGCGCTAAGCCTGATGTTCGATGGCCACAACTTCACACAAAAAGAATTAGCTTGTCTACCAAAATTAAGGTTTCTTCGAGTGAAAGGGTCTGATTTTTCTGGCAACTTTGAGAATCTTCTTTCAGAGCTAAGATGGCTTTCATGGCAAACAGGGCAAACAACTTTCCGTGCAAACAACTTTCACTTTAGTAATTTGGTCATCCTCGACCTTTCAGATAGTGATATTGGAGATGATTGGGTTGGGTGGAGCCAAATGAAGGTATGATATGCCTTACTCTATAAACTTCTTTCTGGTCATTACCTGATTCGAATGATAAAAGCAAGTTATATATTTTACTTGTTTGTAGTATTACCTCTACAGTTGACCTAATGGTTGGATGCACTCCTCATTTCATCTGAGTGTAAATACATTTTGCATGAgtaaatcctaaatctttttatatcAAAGTAAAAGACAACAATGTCCCACATAAAAAATGCTTCCTGTGGTTTATAACCTTGGTTTCTTAACTCTGAAAGTTGCTTAGGCTTTGGAAATGGTGTATTTCAATAAAAGTAGTGAGTTCCAATACATGTAAGTGCCATTTTGCCTCAAGGTGAGTAATAGAAAAGTCAATTGCAATCAAGTTTGAGATTGGTAACATTTAGCTTGAACCGCGTAAATGATCACAATTTTATTTGGAATAGCTAAGTTGATTACTTGAATCAAGGTGAGCTTGAGCTTCATAGTACTTGATTCAACTTCATAGTACTTGATTCAAGCGGCTCACTAGCCTAATTTAATAGCTGATTATCTATATTATGTTTATGATTACATTAATGAAcagtaaataaatgaaaattccgttacttttacttttcttttttacctgaGTTAATGAGCGAAGGCTCAAGCTTTAACTTGAATCAATCAGCTCTTACACAGAGGGGTTGAATGCGGTGATGTTGAAGATTGTGGTCGAAGGTGGTGTCCAGGTCGTCAATGGTGGTGGGTGGAGAAAAACTAGGGGTGTTGGTTTTGGGGGCTTGTGGTTGATTTggaaattaagaattttttgtgttttcgtAGCAAGGATACTTTATTCTTTTGATTATGGAGTGTCGTTCTAAGAAGCGAACTGAGGGTTTTTGGAAATAAAGCTTGTGAAGTaaaatgtggggtggttcttggtTTTTACCCGGGGTATAAATTTGACTACTAATAGGGGCCTAACTCCATAAAAAAAGCTCAGGCGCGAGAttgttctaaaaaattaaaagcaagaGTTATTTGCATCATCCCCAAAAAATACTTGGGAAATTCAAATCACCTAGTTTTTCCTAAATAATGACTTATGGATAATAAGCTTATTAGTGATATTATGACACGTTgatatttctcatttattttgtcACTTCgactcttgttttttttttttggctgcaGATGGATAGATTGAAGGTTTTAGATCTGACGGGTTGCATAAGGTTAAAAAAGACACCTGACTTTTCTAATTTCATGTCTTTGGAGAAGCTAATTCTTGCTGGGTGTGTTGAGTTAACCACAATTGACCACTCCATTGGTAAGCTAAAGCACCTAACGACTTTGAATATCAAGGGTTGCAAGTTGCTTGGGGAGTTCCCCAAAGAAGTTGGTTCTCTACGATCTTTGACAAAGGTTATTATGCCCCAAACTTTTCAACGCTTCAAACTTTCAGAGACATTCGGCAATCTAGAATCTTTGTCGAGTTTGATATTAGACGAGCACCTTGGAATCAGCCGACCTCCAAGCTATATTGGAGGGTTAGTGAAAGTTACACATTTATCTTTACGTTGGTGTGTGGGGATAGAGAAGCTTCCATGCTCTCTTGGAAAAATGGAAATGTtggttgagttggatttatcaATGTCAGGAATAGTTGAACTGCCTAATTCCATTGGAGATATGAAGAAACTAAAAGTGATTAGAGTAAGCTATACAAAGATAAGAAAGTTTCCTCGTACAATTGGGCAGGTGGAGATGCTTGAAGAGTTACATGCCA
This genomic stretch from Eucalyptus grandis isolate ANBG69807.140 chromosome 3, ASM1654582v1, whole genome shotgun sequence harbors:
- the LOC120292267 gene encoding TMV resistance protein N-like isoform X2, which encodes MKRTRSSEAILTKMKRKRSSEASLSMETKPESDMVRVGIRVFLDSEELEDGEEISEVLKAVNESRICIPIFSQNFASSSWCLREVARMVECILKSDPKKEIIPIFYDVKADDAKLKTDLYKKAILKHKEKVGSDELERWESALVEIGGRIGRELMGKRQGEEIDSIVEQVSRKLNTRHMSVTEHFVEDSIQVEAIMKLLDVGSDSVLFVGIHGMGGVGKTTLTKFMFNKLSSHFEGCCFLDDV
- the LOC120292267 gene encoding toll/interleukin-1 receptor-like protein isoform X1 translates to MKRTRSSEAILTKMKRKRSSEASLSMETKPESEYDVFLSFRGSDTRLNFTDYLYRSMVRVGIRVFLDSEELEDGEEISEVLKAVNESRICIPIFSQNFASSSWCLREVARMVECILKSDPKKEIIPIFYDVKADDAKLKTDLYKKAILKHKEKVGSDELERWESALVEIGGRIGRELMGKRQGEEIDSIVEQVSRKLNTRHMSVTEHFVEDSIQVEAIMKLLDVGSDSVLFVGIHGMGGVGKTTLTKFMFNKLSSHFEGCCFLDDV